The Candidatus Neomarinimicrobiota bacterium DNA window ATTTTCAATGAGTTTTAACGACTTCGGTCTTCCTATATAGATCGGAATTACATGGTTGGGGAATAAAACCGTATTCCTTAAAGCCATAATAGGTAAAATTTCCGTAGAAGTAAAAATTATATTTTTTCCCTTATCCTTTTTCTCACCAAGTTTAATTAAACTTTTGTCTTTCTTATCACTCATTTTTTTTCTCCTCGACGCTAACACCTTTTTCCTTTGACTCTTCCAACTCCTTTAAACACAAAAGAAGACGCAATGTTACACCAAAATCCCCTTTCTTAGATAAACCTGCGACGCTTGGGAATAAACCATCTTTCATTTGCTGGTCAATCATCCAGTTTAAAGCCTTCTTAAATTTTGGATGAGTATGAAAATCACTAAGAGGTGATATAGCTTCGATCATTCGTAATGTACCACCCCTAAAAAGTCCTATATCCGTATAATCTGTATATAAGTAATTCCATGCTTCGGCTTCATGAAATAGGTTTGTTTCATTTTTTTGTAAAAAATTCTCAAGCACAAATTTCGCTGCTCTTGAAGCTGTCTCAGAATTCTTCAATCTTGAATGTGAACTAAAAGCCTGCAAAATCACGATTGAAGCCCATATGTCACTTTTGCATGTTTTAAAAGATTTACCTGGTAACATTGTCGCAGGAGATAACCACCCACCGTCCTCACGTTGCTTTCTTGCTATCCACCTAAAACCTCTATCTACAAAAGGATTACCGCCCAGGCCAAATCGAACCAGCAGTAATAATGCAAGACCATGGTGATGATAATGAAGCGGAAATTTTCCATCTGGTTTTTGCAATTTCAATAGACATATAATCGCTTTTTGAATCTGAGGCATTTCCCTATTACATCCCAGATCATAAAGATGGCTCAACATTTTAAGCTGAGTTAAAAATTGCATTGAGCGTTGTTGCTCTTCGATAGAGTAGTTCTCTTTTAATTGCCATGTTCCATCATCATTTTGGCTCGATAAAATTTTATTTCTTATCTTATCTCTCTCGAGCTTGCTTTCCAATTTTTCTATTAATTCTTTATCATCAGGGAAGAATTCAATAGCAGTCCTGTATTTTATATACACAGGTGCTTTATCCATAATGATTGGGATTGGATCAGTTTTCAATAATCTAAACCAGTTTTTTTGTTTTGACATATTACATTTTCCCCTTCAAGTTTATCTAAAATGTATTTCACTTCACCGTAATTATTAGCAATATATCTGGTTACCTCTTTAATCTCATCTCTTGAAAAAGTTGTTGTCAGACCAATAGTGTCTATACCCGCACTTATCGCCGACTTTATACCAACAATGGTATCTTCGATGGCAACGACTTTATCAGGTTTGACACTAAGTTTTAAACATGCCTTTATATACGGTTCAGGGTGGGGTTTTGTATTTTTAACATCATGAGAAGTTATTATAATATCAAACATGTTTTCGATTTTCGTGTTCTCGAATATCCATTTCAATACAGAGCCTGATGTTGAAGTTACCAGTGCCGTTCTATATTTTTTCCTTATAGAATTATAAAACTGTAAAAAGCCATCCACATAATCTATATGCTCAAGAAATTCTTGTTTTAAGTAATCCCGTCCCTTCTTCTTCAATACATCTACTGGACCTTTTATATTAAATCTTCTTTTTATGTAATTATAAAAAGCGTTCTCTGAGATACCTTTAAAAAGCTTCCACTCATCCTCAGATATATTAATTCCATATTCTTCAAATAACTTCCTCTCGGCTCGCTCATAAAGCGGCTCTGTATTTACAACAACGCCATCAAAATCAAATAAAACAGCTTCCTTCCCCATATCCAAATCCCTTTAAGGTAGTTTTAATTAAAAAAGAGCATATACCGACGTGCACATACTATGCCAAAAAATATTTTCATAATAAGCATCGAGATAAAGAGGACATTATAGCAGATAAGTAGTAGCTCTAAATAACTCAGTCTATTCATCCAGTAAATTTAAAAAATTTATCTGATTAATACTTTTATTATTATCATTATTTAAGACATTTGGTTATATAAAATCATTCAAGCCTGTCAAAATTTAATATATTACATATGAATTAGACATAGATAGACAATTCAGTTCTCTATTTCTAAAGAAGATTACTTAACCTTGAGCAGATATCACACCAAAATTGTCAGAAACATTGAGTCCATAAAAATTTCTATTAAAAACGATTTTTACGAAAATATAACAAATCCTCCTCGGAGTATAATCATTGATATATTTTACCTGATCAAATACATCATCTTTCCCCAGTAATTTATTTAATTGAATTTTGATATTACTATTTAATTCAGGATGCCATATATATTTTTTTGTTATCTACAGGTATACATAATCATGTTTTCAACATCATTAAAATTACCCATAATGATTAAAAGCGAATCTTATGCCATCACTTTGC harbors:
- a CDS encoding terpene cyclase/mutase family protein — its product is MSKQKNWFRLLKTDPIPIIMDKAPVYIKYRTAIEFFPDDKELIEKLESKLERDKIRNKILSSQNDDGTWQLKENYSIEEQQRSMQFLTQLKMLSHLYDLGCNREMPQIQKAIICLLKLQKPDGKFPLHYHHHGLALLLLVRFGLGGNPFVDRGFRWIARKQREDGGWLSPATMLPGKSFKTCKSDIWASIVILQAFSSHSRLKNSETASRAAKFVLENFLQKNETNLFHEAEAWNYLYTDYTDIGLFRGGTLRMIEAISPLSDFHTHPKFKKALNWMIDQQMKDGLFPSVAGLSKKGDFGVTLRLLLCLKELEESKEKGVSVEEKKNE
- a CDS encoding HAD family phosphatase, with translation MGKEAVLFDFDGVVVNTEPLYERAERKLFEEYGINISEDEWKLFKGISENAFYNYIKRRFNIKGPVDVLKKKGRDYLKQEFLEHIDYVDGFLQFYNSIRKKYRTALVTSTSGSVLKWIFENTKIENMFDIIITSHDVKNTKPHPEPYIKACLKLSVKPDKVVAIEDTIVGIKSAISAGIDTIGLTTTFSRDEIKEVTRYIANNYGEVKYILDKLEGENVICQNKKTGLDY